From a region of the Deltaproteobacteria bacterium genome:
- a CDS encoding FtsQ-type POTRA domain-containing protein, whose protein sequence is MKKISQSTFRIRRNRLQRYGTHFFRDIATCAFLVLATLLLTSTLIYLYSYILSDPYFRIRETVVRGCREVTERDVLTLAALHPNQNLFSINLGKTARRIENNPWIKEAHIGREFPDRLIMEVRERVPLALVEKEQTLQIVDREGVIFKGLDLGDGLDLPVLTGCYKSGVLQENLLKKSLELLTYLSDTKDAPVSYQNLSEIHADELFGLSIITDTGLRLILGADDFVNKLAALPPVLKGLGKENIDMALLHIDLRDPAKITVQIKVKNVPAPPPMKETEYRT, encoded by the coding sequence ATGAAAAAGATATCCCAATCGACTTTCCGAATCAGAAGAAATCGGTTGCAGCGCTATGGCACCCATTTCTTCAGGGATATTGCAACTTGCGCATTTCTCGTCCTGGCAACCCTTTTGCTTACTTCGACGCTGATTTACCTTTACAGCTATATTTTGAGTGACCCTTATTTTCGCATCCGGGAAACGGTTGTCCGGGGATGCAGGGAAGTAACGGAACGGGACGTTTTGACTCTTGCGGCGCTTCATCCCAACCAGAATCTTTTTTCAATCAACTTGGGGAAGACGGCCCGACGCATTGAAAACAATCCGTGGATCAAGGAAGCACACATCGGCCGGGAATTTCCTGATCGACTCATCATGGAGGTACGTGAACGTGTCCCCCTGGCGCTTGTGGAAAAGGAGCAAACTTTGCAGATTGTTGACCGGGAAGGCGTTATTTTCAAGGGGCTTGACCTTGGCGACGGACTTGACCTCCCCGTATTGACGGGATGCTATAAAAGCGGTGTTTTACAGGAAAATCTCTTAAAAAAATCACTTGAACTCCTGACGTATTTGTCCGATACAAAAGATGCGCCGGTTTCATACCAAAATCTCTCGGAAATCCATGCGGACGAGCTTTTCGGTCTTTCCATAATCACCGATACAGGGCTCCGCCTGATTTTGGGTGCCGATGATTTTGTCAATAAACTGGCTGCCTTACCGCCTGTACTCAAGGGTCTGGGAAAAGAGAATATCGACATGGCCCTGCTCCACATCGATCTGCGGGATCCCGCCAAGATCACGGTTCAGATCAAGGTCAAGAATGTTCCGGCGCCGCCTCCCATGAAGGAAACAGAGTATCGGACCTAA